CCTTGCTGGAACTGCCGGACAAGAACGCGGTGATCAAAGCGCAACTGCCGACTGCCTTGATGATGCTGGTGGTCAATATCGTCCTGCTTTATCTGTTGATGTGAGGCCACTATGCACACTGTGCTGCTGACGGGGTTTGAACCCTTTGATCAAGACCCGGTGAACCCGTCCTGGGAAGCGGTGCGCCAGTTGGACGGTGTGTTGCTGAGCGACGATGTGCGCATTGTGGCGCGTCGGCTGCCTTGCGCATTTGCCACGGCGCCGGCGTGCCTCATGCAGATGCTCGACGAACTGCGTCCGGCAATGGTTATCGCCACGGGACTGGGGCCTGGGCGCAGCGATATCTCTATTGAGCGGGTGGCGATCAATCTCAACGATGCGCGTATCCCGGATAATCTCGGCGCCCAACCGATCGACACCGCCGTGGTAGTGGATGGCCCGGCGGCCTATTTCACCACGTTGCCGATCAAGGCGATGGTGCGGGCAGTGCGCGAGGCGGGCATGGCTGCTTCGGTGTCGCACACCGCGGGCACGTTCGTTTGCAATCAGGTGTTTTATCACTTGCAGCACAAGCTCGCCGGCTCGGCGGTGCGCAGTGGGTTTATTCATGTACCGCGCTTGCCAGGAGCAAGCGAGCCGTTCATGCCGCTGTCGAGCATGATTGAAGGGCTGCGTGTGGCAGTGACGGCGGCCTGGCAGACCTCGGTGGATGTGCTGGAGGCGGGCGGTCAGGTGAGCTGATCGCAGCGCGCCGGGTGCAGTGCGCCACGGGCTGATATCGACTACAGTTCAGGAACCTTCCTGTCTCGGAAAACCTGCCATGACCAACTCTTCTAAAGGCGTGTCCGTCGTGCTGGCGCTTGCTTTGTTTGCCGGCAGCGGCCTGGCGTTGGCCGATCCCGGCAATGGCCACGGAAACGGCAAGGGCGGCGGCAACGGAAAAGGCAACAATCCCGGTGGGCAGGGGTATGACCAGCCCAAGGGCAAAGGCGCGTCGGGCGCTCACGGCCCCAGCGTTGATCGCAGCGGGGTGTTGAACGTGCTGGGAGGCTATCGCGATTACTGGCGCCCAGGCCCTGCTTTGCCGCCGGGTATTCAGAAGAACCTGGCGCGCGGCAAACCGCTGCCGCCGGGTATCGCGAAAAAACTCGATGGCCGTTTACTCGGCCAATTGCCGCATTACGATGGCTACGAATGGCAGCAGGCGGGGACTGACTTGATCCTGGTGGCCATTGCCTCGGGCATCATCTACGAAGTCCTCAATGGCGCGTTCAACTGATCAGGCGTCTTCCCGTTTGGGGAAAAACAGCTCGAAACACGTCACGCCGTCCTGGCTGCTGACGCTGTAGCGACCATTGTGCAGTTGCATGATGGTCGCCACGATCGACAGACCCAACCCATTGGAATGAGCCGAACGTTCCCGCGACTCGTCCACGCGGTAAAACCGTTCGAACAGCCT
The sequence above is drawn from the Pseudomonas quebecensis genome and encodes:
- a CDS encoding anti-virulence regulator CigR family protein — protein: MTNSSKGVSVVLALALFAGSGLALADPGNGHGNGKGGGNGKGNNPGGQGYDQPKGKGASGAHGPSVDRSGVLNVLGGYRDYWRPGPALPPGIQKNLARGKPLPPGIAKKLDGRLLGQLPHYDGYEWQQAGTDLILVAIASGIIYEVLNGAFN
- the pcp gene encoding pyroglutamyl-peptidase I, with amino-acid sequence MHTVLLTGFEPFDQDPVNPSWEAVRQLDGVLLSDDVRIVARRLPCAFATAPACLMQMLDELRPAMVIATGLGPGRSDISIERVAINLNDARIPDNLGAQPIDTAVVVDGPAAYFTTLPIKAMVRAVREAGMAASVSHTAGTFVCNQVFYHLQHKLAGSAVRSGFIHVPRLPGASEPFMPLSSMIEGLRVAVTAAWQTSVDVLEAGGQVS